One genomic window of Geodermatophilus sp. DSM 44513 includes the following:
- the rsmG gene encoding 16S rRNA (guanine(527)-N(7))-methyltransferase RsmG, which translates to MTEPTSSGTDVPPAPPVARTVFGAGLADVERYVARLATDGVTRGLIGPREVPRLWERHVLNSAAVADAVPPGARVVDVGSGAGLPGIPLGLARPDLRLTLVEPMARRVEFLEEVVAELGAPWRVVRGRAEERSVRAAVGAVDVVTARAVAALPRLVSWCRGLLRPGAQLVALVGTRAVEELPALLAELEAAGMRDVHARAVGAELGEAATTVVVMTRGPR; encoded by the coding sequence GTGACCGAGCCGACCTCTTCCGGCACGGACGTCCCACCGGCCCCACCCGTCGCGCGGACGGTGTTCGGGGCCGGGTTGGCCGACGTCGAGCGCTACGTGGCGCGGCTGGCCACCGACGGCGTGACCCGCGGACTGATCGGCCCACGGGAGGTGCCGCGACTGTGGGAGCGGCACGTGCTCAACAGCGCGGCGGTCGCCGACGCCGTGCCACCGGGAGCCCGGGTGGTCGACGTCGGCAGCGGCGCGGGCCTGCCCGGCATCCCGCTGGGGCTGGCGCGGCCGGACCTGCGGCTGACGCTGGTCGAGCCGATGGCGCGGCGGGTGGAGTTCCTCGAGGAGGTCGTCGCCGAGCTCGGCGCCCCGTGGCGGGTCGTGCGCGGCCGCGCCGAGGAGCGCTCGGTGCGCGCCGCGGTGGGTGCGGTGGACGTCGTCACCGCGCGGGCCGTGGCTGCACTCCCCCGGCTGGTGTCCTGGTGCCGCGGGCTGCTGCGGCCCGGGGCGCAGCTGGTCGCCCTCGTGGGCACCCGCGCGGTGGAGGAGCTGCCGGCGCTGCTGGCAGAGCTCGAGGCGGCCGGCATGCGCGACGTGCACGCGCGGGCTGTCGGCGCGGAGCTGGGGGAGGCTGCCACTACCGTGGTGGTCATGACGCGTGGCCCCCGATGA
- a CDS encoding ParA family protein, translated as MTDPGQRLRSSLTADQSASTVEFDSPIAMEALRATRVLHAADQEPFPAPGRIRVITIANQKGGVGKTTSSVNLGVALALYGLRTLVVDLDPQGNTSTALGVDHSVGTPSVYDALVGDSSLAEVVHPTTATPLLSCVPATIDLAGAEIELVSVVAREYRLRRAIEAHLEELPPEQRPHYVLIDCPPSLGLLTLNALVAGDEVLIPIQCEYYALEGLGQLLNNIDLVRRHLNPGIAVRTILLTMYDGRTKLADQVAAEVRNHFGSLVLDAVIPRNVRVSEAPGYGQSVVTYDPGSRGSTSYVEAARELAQRGAALPPLPSRPSPGSPVAAAAGPAFPDRAAATVRVPPSSQEIP; from the coding sequence ATGACCGACCCGGGCCAGCGGCTGCGCAGCAGTCTGACGGCCGACCAGTCGGCCTCGACCGTCGAGTTCGACAGCCCCATCGCGATGGAGGCGCTGCGGGCCACCCGGGTCCTGCACGCGGCCGACCAGGAACCGTTTCCCGCACCCGGCCGCATCCGGGTCATCACCATCGCCAACCAGAAGGGCGGCGTCGGCAAGACCACCTCGTCGGTGAACCTGGGCGTGGCCCTGGCGCTGTACGGGTTGCGGACGCTGGTCGTCGACCTGGACCCCCAGGGCAACACCAGCACCGCCCTCGGCGTGGACCACAGCGTCGGGACGCCGTCGGTGTACGACGCCCTGGTCGGGGACAGCTCGCTGGCCGAGGTGGTGCACCCGACCACGGCCACCCCGCTGCTGTCCTGCGTGCCGGCGACGATCGACCTGGCCGGCGCGGAGATCGAGCTGGTCTCGGTGGTGGCCCGGGAGTACCGGCTGCGCCGGGCGATCGAGGCCCACCTGGAGGAGCTCCCGCCGGAGCAGCGGCCGCACTACGTGCTCATCGACTGCCCGCCGTCCCTCGGCCTGCTCACGCTCAACGCGCTGGTCGCCGGGGACGAGGTGCTCATCCCCATCCAGTGCGAGTACTACGCACTCGAGGGGCTGGGGCAGCTGCTCAACAACATCGACCTGGTCCGCCGCCACCTCAACCCGGGGATCGCCGTCCGGACCATCCTGCTCACCATGTACGACGGGCGCACCAAGCTCGCCGACCAGGTCGCCGCGGAGGTGCGCAACCACTTCGGCAGCCTGGTGCTCGACGCGGTCATCCCCCGGAACGTCCGGGTCTCGGAAGCCCCCGGGTACGGCCAGTCGGTCGTGACCTACGACCCGGGGTCCCGCGGCTCCACGAGCTACGTCGAGGCCGCCCGGGAGCTGGCCCAGCGCGGTGCCGCCCTGCCGCCGCTGCCCTCGCGGCCCTCGCCCGGCTCGCCGGTGGCCGCGGCTGCCGGACCGGCGTTCCCCGACCGTGCCGCGGCGACCGTCCGCGTGCCCCCGTCCTCCCAGGAGATCCCGTGA
- a CDS encoding ParB/RepB/Spo0J family partition protein, which yields MSELSTGPGGPADAADERRRGGPLGRRGGLGRGLAALIPTSAPADDRPAPDAGDPTGGPGDREHAPPAAPVHLLPPAAQAAATVAAQAAATTSVPGAQLREVAVADVVPNPRQPRQVFDDEALEELTHSVREFGLLQPVVVRERDGDAGGGYELIMGERRLRAARAAGLEAVPAIVRDTTDDALLRDALLENIHRVQLNPLEEAAAYQQLLEEFGATHEELASRIGRSRSQVTNTIRLLKLPVRVQTRVAAGVISAGHARALLGLADAEAQEALATRVVAEGMSVRATEEAVALAVAAQPAAKRRPRRFNAPGVEDLAGRLSDAFETRVQIQIGRAKGRIVVEFGSVDDLQRIIGQMAPDITGRRPEE from the coding sequence GTGAGCGAGCTCAGCACCGGTCCGGGCGGCCCCGCGGACGCGGCCGACGAGCGCCGCCGGGGCGGCCCCCTCGGCCGGCGGGGCGGTCTGGGCCGCGGGCTGGCGGCGCTGATCCCCACCAGTGCACCCGCCGACGACCGGCCCGCGCCGGACGCCGGGGACCCCACCGGCGGCCCCGGCGACCGCGAGCACGCCCCGCCGGCCGCTCCGGTGCACCTGCTCCCGCCGGCCGCCCAGGCCGCGGCGACGGTGGCCGCGCAGGCCGCGGCGACCACGAGCGTGCCGGGCGCGCAGCTGCGCGAGGTGGCCGTGGCCGACGTCGTGCCCAACCCCCGCCAGCCCCGCCAGGTCTTCGACGACGAGGCGCTGGAGGAGCTCACCCACTCGGTGCGGGAGTTCGGCCTGCTCCAGCCGGTCGTGGTGCGCGAGCGCGACGGTGACGCGGGCGGCGGCTACGAGCTCATCATGGGCGAGCGGCGGCTGCGGGCCGCCCGTGCGGCCGGGCTGGAGGCGGTGCCGGCGATCGTCCGGGACACCACCGACGACGCCCTGCTGCGCGACGCCCTGCTGGAGAACATCCACCGGGTGCAGCTCAACCCCCTGGAGGAGGCCGCGGCCTACCAGCAGCTGCTGGAGGAGTTCGGCGCCACGCACGAGGAGCTGGCCAGCCGGATCGGTCGCAGCCGCTCGCAGGTCACCAACACCATCCGGCTGCTCAAGCTGCCGGTCAGGGTGCAGACCCGGGTGGCCGCCGGCGTCATCTCCGCCGGTCACGCCCGGGCGCTGCTGGGGCTGGCCGACGCCGAGGCGCAGGAGGCCCTCGCCACCCGCGTCGTCGCCGAGGGCATGTCGGTGCGGGCCACCGAGGAGGCGGTCGCGCTGGCCGTCGCCGCACAGCCGGCCGCCAAGCGCCGGCCGCGGCGGTTCAACGCCCCCGGCGTCGAGGACCTCGCCGGTCGGCTCTCCGACGCCTTCGAGACCCGGGTGCAGATCCAGATCGGCCGCGCCAAGGGCCGCATCGTCGTCGAGTTCGGCTCGGTCGACGACCTGCAGCGGATCATCGGCCAGATGGCCCCGGACATCACCGGCCGCCGTCCGGAGGAGTGA